The sequence below is a genomic window from Thermus hydrothermalis.
CGATGCCGCTTCAGGAGGGCGAAGTCTCCCCTTTCCTCCCGGTCCCCGTCTTGGCGCACGAACCCATTGCGCCTTAGCCGGAAAAGAGCTTCCGCCCACTCCGCGCTCACCCTTCCCTCCTTCCCACCACGCCCTCCATGGGGCCATCCCCTTGGGGCTTCACCGCCATGCCCCGCACCTCCACCACCTTAAAGACCGCCCGCCTGGCCACCTCCACCAGGGTTTCCTTGCTGGGCGTCGCCCCCAGGAGGACGAGCCCCAGGGCTTCTACCCCTTGGAAGAGGGCGGCGGCGTTCTCCCCGTCCAGGCGCCCTAGCTCGTCCACCAAAAGGGGAAGGCGCACCCCGGAGCCCCCATCCAGGAGGCTCACCAAGGAGGCCGCCAGGGCGTGGGCCATGGCCGCCCCCTGGCCCGTGGACACCTTCCCCCTGAGCTCGCCGAGGGTGGAGAGGGCTACCCGCCTCCCTCCCCGCTCCAGGACAAAGCGCAGGCGGAAGCTATCGGCGAGGAGCTTCTCCAGGGGGATCTCGGCGTACCGCCTGCCCACCCGCTCCAGGGAATGGAGGCTCGCCTCGAGGTCGCCTGCGGGGAAGAGGGGTTGAAGGTTCGGACGCTGAAAGTGCTCCACCACGGCTATCACATCCTCCCTAAGGCGCCCGAGCGCCTCTTCCAGCTCCCTTTCCTCCCGCTCCACGTTCCCCTCCAGGCGCACCTCCGCCCAGCGGACGGTGGGGAAGGCGAAGGTCTTAAGCCGATCCTCCACCATCCGCACCAGTTGGGCCAAGCGGAGCCTAGCGCTCCTCGCCTGGGTGAGCTTGGCCTCCAGGGCGTGGACCTGGGCGCTTAGGCTGCGGGAGAGGGCCAGCCCCCTGTGCTCGTAGTGCGTCTCGAAGTCTTCGGGGAGGAGGTCCTTCCCCCGATCCAGGCGCCGGAAGGGGACCCCTAGATGCTGGCGCATCCGAATGACCCGCTCTTCCAGCTTCTCCACCTCATCCGAGAGGCGCCGCAAGCGCTCGGGTTCTGGGGGGTCTGGGGGGAGCTCGGGGAACGGGGCCTCCCACTCGGGGGCCGAGCTGGGAAACTGGTCGCTGAGCCGCTTCCGCAAGTCATCCACAGCGGGGGTATCGTTGAGGGCCCTTTTGAGCGCCTCCCAACGGGCCCGCTTCGCCGAAGCCTCTTGGCGCACCCTATCCCTTTCCTCCCTCAGGGCTTTCTCCTCCCTTTCGTACGCCGCTTTCAGCGCCTTTTCCCTCTCCTTCAGGGTATGGATCTCCCCCTCCACCTGGGCGAGCTCCGCCTCTAGGGCGGGGAGCCTCCGGGCTTCCTCTTCCGCCCGGCGCAACGCCTGCCAGGCTTCAAGGGCCTTCCCCAGGGTTTGCGCCTCCCGCTCTAGGGCTCGGCGGCGCTCCTCCAGGGGAAGGAGTTCGGTTGGGGGAGGCTCGTCCTCCACGGGGAGGCGGAGCTTCCGCTCCTCTTCCGCAAGCACCTTCAGGGCCTCGGCGAAGGGCTTGCGGGCCTCCTCCTGGGCTTTTTCCAAGCGCCCTTTCCACTCCCTTTCCATCGCCTTCCGGCGCGACGCCAAGGAGGCTAGCCCTTCCTCCACCTGGGCGAGGCCTTTCCTGAGGCGGGCGAGGGCTTCTTTCCGCTCGGCGAGGAAGCGCTCCCGGCGCTCCTTCAGCCACCCCTCGAGGCGCAGGAGGCTTTCCCGAAGCTCCTCCTCCCGCCTTTCCCGGGCTCGGACATCCTCCTCTAGCGCCCGTACCCAGTCCTCGGACCGGCGGACCTCCTCTTCCTTGCCCTTTAGGGCCTCCTCCGCCTGGTGGAGCTTCACCTCCAGGTCCGCCAAGGGGTCGGGGGGGACAGGGAGGTGCGATACCCGCAAGGCCACCTCGCCCACCCCCACCCGGTCCGGGGGGAGGGAAGGCGGGGAGAAGAGAACGGGCTCGAGGTCGTTCCGCTCCAATAGGGAAGGGGAGAGGACCCTTCCCACCCCTTGGCGCCAGGAGGGCACGTTCTTGTCCAGGAAGCCGAGGAGCGAGCCTTCCTGGCGTAAGCGCCCCAAGGCCTCCCGGAGCTTGAGGACCTCCTCCCGCTTTTCCTCAAGGCCCCGCCTCTCCCGCTCCAACTCCCGTTTCGCCCCCTCCAGCTCGTTCCGCTTTTTGAGGAGCGCCTCCCGGAAACTCCCGAGCGCTTCCTTGAGGCGGGCGATCTCCTCTTTGGCCCGGCGCCACTCGTCGTCTTGGGGCTCGTTCTGGGCCTCGAGGCGGGCCAGGCTTTCCCGAAGCTTCAGCCTCTCTTCCTCAAGCTCCTTTCGCTCCGCCTCGAGGCGCGCTTCCTCCTCCTTCCAGGCCGTTTCCAGGCGGGTCCGGGCCTCCTCCACCGCCCGCTCCATCTCTTCCCGGAGCGCTTCCTTCCGCCGGCCGACCTCCTGAAGCCGTTCGGCCCTTTCCCTCTCCCGCTCCGCCCGCCTCCTTTGCCTCTCCGCCTCCCACGCCGCCCCCTTTTGGGCTATCTCCCCCTCCAGAAGGCGAAGCTCCCGCCGCACCTCTTCTAGGCGCAAGGGCAGATGGGCGCCGTCCAGGTGGGACCAGGGGGCCATGGCCGCTTGGGCCCGGCGAAGGGCTTCCTGGAGGGCGCGGATCTGCCCGGAAAGCTCCCCCTTCCTCATGGACAGCTCCTCCAGTTCCCCTTGGAGGGCCTCGAGGTCCTTTTCCCGCCTCTCTAGGAGCTCTTGCAACCTATCTTCGCACTCCTTCGCCTCCGCCTCTAGTCCCCTCACCTCCTCCTCGAGGCGGGGCAGGGCTTCCTCCGCCAAGAGGCGGGTAGCGCCATAGAGCTTGAACTTCGCCACCAGGTCCCCACGGGCCCTCCTATATTCCTCCACCTCGGGCATGGTCTTGGCCATCTCGCCCAGTTCCTCCAGCTCCTCCCGGATCTCCCGCAGGCGCTCCTGGAAGTTGGCCGTGGGGTAGGCCTCCCCCTCCGAAGGGGGCAGGGCCAGGTCCACGAGAAACTGGCGGACCCACTCTTCCTTCAGGGCTTCCCCAAGGGATAGCCCGAGAAACCACCCGAGGGAAACCTTCCCCCCGGAGGGGAAGGCGTGGCCCCGCAGGGGGGAGCGGGAGCGCTCGGCGAAAAGCCGAGCGTAAGCCTCCGGGCTGCGGACCTCCACCACGCTTTCCCCCACCAACCCCATGGCCGCCAGGCGCTCGTGCAGCTCGTTGGGCGTGAGGAAGCGGCGCCCCTCCCTCAGGATGTCGGGCTCCACGTGCCCGGGGAGGACCAGGTAGCGGTATTGGTTGCCGTGGGCGTAGGCGATGACGGTGGTGGGCCCTTCCCGTCCCAAGAAGTGCCCCCCCAGGTACCCGCTTAAACGCCTGTGGGCCCCATCCCCGGAAGGGGGCGCCAGGTAGAGCTCCCGGAAGCTCCCCCCGCCTCCCACCAGGCGGTCGGGGTCGGGATGCCCGAAGAGAAAGGCCACGAGGCGCAGGAGGCTCGTCTTGCCCACGCCGTTGCTTCCCACCAAAACGGTGGGGCTTTCCAGGGACAAGGACGAGAGGACGGCGCTCCCGGGCCTGTCGGGGTGGGGGAGGACCCAGAAGAGTTTTCGCAAGCCGTAAAAGGCTTTAGATTCCGTCATCCATTTCACTTTACTCTCCCCTAATGAGAAGCGCTCCCTAGGCCGGGTGGTGGGCGAAGCGGGCCTCGAGGCCCCCACCCAAGGGGCGAAGCCTTCAAGCGCCAGCCCGCTTTGGGGTAAGAGGGAAACGGGGATAGGGGAGATAGCGGGGCTATGGGGGCTTTTAACGCCGATGGTTTTCCAAAGAAGAAGGGTAAAGGCGCTAGGTTTCCCGGGGGATGCTTCTTCGCGAAAGCTCCCTTCTGTGAAGGGAAAACCCTACCTCCTTTAGGGGTAGGAGAAGGTCACCCACGGGAGGCAAACGAGGCACTATACTGGCCCCGTGCGCTTCCAGGTACCCCGGGCCAAGCTCACAGAGTACCTGCTCAACCCCAAGCACCCGGCGGGAGGGAGCAAGGCCCGCTTCTTCGTGGGCTTGGGCTTTGCCCCTGAGCGCCCCGAGGTCCTGGAGGCGGCCCTTCTGGGCCATGCCCGGGAAGCGGAGGAGGTGGAGCGCCGGCCCGGGTTCCAGGGTCAAGGCGTGCTGGTGGTCCTGAGGGGACCCCTACTGGGCCCCGGAGGGGAGGCGTGCGTACAGAGCGTCTGGTACCTTGAGGAGGAAGGGGAAGCGGCTCGTTTGGTAACGGCGTACCCTTGGAAGGGGAAGGGATGCGGGAGCACGACTTGGTAGTTCTTAAGCGGGACAAGGAGGCGTGGGGCCTGAAGGCGGGGGATGTGGGCACCGTGGTCCTGGTGTATCCCCACGGGGGCTACCTGGTGGAGTTCGTGGACCACGAGGGTAACACCCTGGCCCTCCTGGACCTATCCGAGGAGGAGGTGGCGCCCCTCACGGGGCCCGCCCTTCTTCGGGCCAAAAGCGCCTGAGCCCTCGCCCGCCGCCCGGCTCCCTTGGCTGGGGGGGTTGCTTCGTGGAAGCCCGGAAGCCCGAAACTTACCGCCCCTCACAACCGGAGCTCCACCATATGGAGCACGAGCTTCTGCCCACCACCTCGTGCCCCAGGGGGGCCCCCTCTAGCCGTATCACCTGAGCGAGCCGGAGCATCCCGCTTTCCCAGGACATGGGCCGGTGGAAAGGGCCCCGGAAGAGGGGCTTGCCGAGGAGGGGTAGCCGCCTTTCTGCTTAAGATTTCCATCGCATCCCGGCTTTCCTAGCTACATGTTTAGATTTCGCGATCGTTCTTGGAGCTAAGAAGAGATGCCTCGAGGTCCTTCCGCCTTTCGTACCAGAACCGCCTGGAGTGCGTGGGGTCGTAGGTCTGCTCCTCAACCCGCCCCACCTCCCGGCCGGGAAAAAGGGCCAGGTCCAGGGCCTCGAGGCCTTGAAGCAGGTCCTTCAACCCAACCGTATTTTTCCAGTGGCGAAGCTGCTTCACCGACGGGAACGTACCCCACAGCTTTAGGTTTAATTTCCATGCGGCGAGCTACTTCACGGTAGAAACCCTCACGGGTCTGGCCCCCATGCGCGGAGGACACGCAGTTTTGGGTTGTCAGGGCTATAGCCGACTCGTCCCCCGCTGAAACGCCTCAGCCATTGGTCGAGGCCACGTTGGATGAGCTCGTAAAGGCTTTGCGTAAAGAACACCACCGCAATGTCCCAGTCGGGGTGTCTGAGATGCATCAGGACTGCCTTTTGGCAAATCAGCACTGTCTTGCCCGAACCCGCGATCCCCCGGATACGTTCCGGTGGAATCTGCTTGGCTATGCTCTCTTGCTGGAAGTCAAGCCAGGGTAGCTGTTCGCGCGCCTGCTGCACTACTAGAGCTCGCTGCCGCACGGGAAGAGGCGGTCCGCCACCTCCCCGTGGACATCGCCTTCCTCTGCGGCCTCTACGATCCCGTCCCCATAGAGGACGCAGAGCACCCCGCCCTCCTCCCCTCCGACTTCCTCCTGCAAAAGGGGGACGAGGCCAGCTACGCCCGCATCCGGGAGAGGCTCATCCCCTTCCTGGGCCTCTACGAGCGCCGGGTGGCCTACCTGGCCCCGCCCGCCTACCGGGAGGCGGTGAAGGGGCTCCCTGTCCCCCGGGGGTTCTTGGCCGGGCGGGTGAGGGCCTCCAACCTCTCCATCCTCCTGGATACCGCGGTTTTCATCGCCACCGCCTTCGCCGGCACGGGAGCGCCCCTTCTCCCCCTCATAGGGAGCCAAGCCGCGGTGAAATTCCCCACGAGCCTGTTCCTCATCCCGCTCCTCTACCACATCCGAGCTTCCCTCAAAGAAGCTCAAGCGGGCTGAGGCTCAAGCTCCTCTTCCCGGCGAGGGGGAGCTTCCCAAGCGCGGGAAAAGCGCTATCCTCTTCTTAGGGACTGGGCCCGGGGCATACCCCGGGCCTAGTACGCTCAGGCCGCACCGCCAACCACGGGAAGAAAGGATGATGATAGAACCGGCGGCCAAACGGGCCATGGAAGCGGGGGCGGAGGTTTCCGTTTTCCTCTACCTCAACCCCAGATCGTCGCCCGCCTCCCAGACCGCTTCCGCCTGGTAATCCTCCCGCTAGACGATCCTGACGCCATGGCCTGGTCCCTTGACCGGGGTCTGGGCGAGGAGCCCGCCGTTTACGCCCTCACGCGAGAAGGGAAGGTGGTGGCCCTCCTGACCCCCAAGGGCCCCATCGCCGTGAAAAACCACCCTTAGGGCGGGGAAGGGGCTGCCATGCTGAACTGGCAAGAGCGGAAAAGGGAAATCCTCAATGCCATCCAGAGGGAAGGGAAGAAGAACCTCCTCCCCGATGAGCTCCTCCACTTCCTCCTCGAGGGGGCCAAGAGGGCCCTGGAGCGCTTTCCCCTGGCGGGGTGGGTGGAGGTGCATGGGCGAGTGAGCGCGCATGACGCCAATGGGACCCTCGCCAGGGCCTCCTAGATAGGCCCCTACGTATCCGTGGGCGTCCCGGCTGTGCTGGTCGGGGGTACCCTAGACCCCAGCGCCCTCCGCTTCCGCCTCCCGGAAAACACCCACGAGGCCCGCCGAGAAAACCCCCTCCGCAGGGACCTCTTTTGGGAGCGGTGGGCTTCTCGGAGCAAGCGGGGGACGCGCCACCTTTTTGGCCTGAGCGGGGAGATCTGGTCGGGCCTCCTGAGGTCCGCGATTTTCGCCAACGGCCTCGTCTTCCGGTGGGAGCCCGGGGAAAAGCTCTGGCGGGGCTACCGCTACCACGAGTTGCCGCCCTACTCCCTCCAGGGCAATCCCGTGCCCTTCTACCTGGCCATCCCCGAGTGGACCTTCACCAAAGGCTTCCCGCCGAAGGTCCTGGCGCCGGGCGACCCGGTGGCGGTGCAGGCGGCCGCGGTTTCTCCCCAAGAGAAACGCCTGCTCACCGCGCTCCACGATAGGGTGCCTTGGCCTAGAGAGATGAAGATCCTTCACAAACTGGCCAAAGCCCTCCGCTTGCCCGAACTGCCGGAGGCCCTCGAGGCGGGGGACCCAGACGCCTTGGAGGAGGCCAGGGCCAGGGCTTTGGTCCTCCACCTGGGGTGAGGGCCCCTCGGGTTTGGGCCCCAGGAGAACTTTGGAGGAGGTGGAGC
It includes:
- a CDS encoding ATP-binding protein, with protein sequence MTESKAFYGLRKLFWVLPHPDRPGSAVLSSLSLESPTVLVGSNGVGKTSLLRLVAFLFGHPDPDRLVGGGGSFRELYLAPPSGDGAHRRLSGYLGGHFLGREGPTTVIAYAHGNQYRYLVLPGHVEPDILREGRRFLTPNELHERLAAMGLVGESVVEVRSPEAYARLFAERSRSPLRGHAFPSGGKVSLGWFLGLSLGEALKEEWVRQFLVDLALPPSEGEAYPTANFQERLREIREELEELGEMAKTMPEVEEYRRARGDLVAKFKLYGATRLLAEEALPRLEEEVRGLEAEAKECEDRLQELLERREKDLEALQGELEELSMRKGELSGQIRALQEALRRAQAAMAPWSHLDGAHLPLRLEEVRRELRLLEGEIAQKGAAWEAERQRRRAERERERAERLQEVGRRKEALREEMERAVEEARTRLETAWKEEEARLEAERKELEEERLKLRESLARLEAQNEPQDDEWRRAKEEIARLKEALGSFREALLKKRNELEGAKRELERERRGLEEKREEVLKLREALGRLRQEGSLLGFLDKNVPSWRQGVGRVLSPSLLERNDLEPVLFSPPSLPPDRVGVGEVALRVSHLPVPPDPLADLEVKLHQAEEALKGKEEEVRRSEDWVRALEEDVRARERREEELRESLLRLEGWLKERRERFLAERKEALARLRKGLAQVEEGLASLASRRKAMEREWKGRLEKAQEEARKPFAEALKVLAEEERKLRLPVEDEPPPTELLPLEERRRALEREAQTLGKALEAWQALRRAEEEARRLPALEAELAQVEGEIHTLKEREKALKAAYEREEKALREERDRVRQEASAKRARWEALKRALNDTPAVDDLRKRLSDQFPSSAPEWEAPFPELPPDPPEPERLRRLSDEVEKLEERVIRMRQHLGVPFRRLDRGKDLLPEDFETHYEHRGLALSRSLSAQVHALEAKLTQARSARLRLAQLVRMVEDRLKTFAFPTVRWAEVRLEGNVEREERELEEALGRLREDVIAVVEHFQRPNLQPLFPAGDLEASLHSLERVGRRYAEIPLEKLLADSFRLRFVLERGGRRVALSTLGELRGKVSTGQGAAMAHALAASLVSLLDGGSGVRLPLLVDELGRLDGENAAALFQGVEALGLVLLGATPSKETLVEVARRAVFKVVEVRGMAVKPQGDGPMEGVVGRREG
- a CDS encoding DUF6883 domain-containing protein, translated to MRFQVPRAKLTEYLLNPKHPAGGSKARFFVGLGFAPERPEVLEAALLGHAREAEEVERRPGFQGQGVLVVLRGPLLGPGGEACVQSVWYLEEEGEAARLVTAYPWKGKGCGSTTW
- a CDS encoding DUF4926 domain-containing protein; its protein translation is MREHDLVVLKRDKEAWGLKAGDVGTVVLVYPHGGYLVEFVDHEGNTLALLDLSEEEVAPLTGPALLRAKSA
- a CDS encoding VUT family protein encodes the protein MDIAFLCGLYDPVPIEDAEHPALLPSDFLLQKGDEASYARIRERLIPFLGLYERRVAYLAPPAYREAVKGLPVPRGFLAGRVRASNLSILLDTAVFIATAFAGTGAPLLPLIGSQAAVKFPTSLFLIPLLYHIRASLKEAQAG